The proteins below are encoded in one region of Mycolicibacterium neworleansense:
- a CDS encoding cell division protein PerM: protein MSNRPVGTRQARELLRVAFGPSVVALVVIAAIVLLQLLIANSDMTGALGAISSMWLGVHQVPVSIGGRELGVMPLLPVLAMIWGTARTTATATAPNSSWLVTRWVVASALGGPILIAAILLAVIHDAASVISELQTPSALRAFCSVLIVHLIGALIGVGSKIGHRASTTSRAASLLPDWLPEAFRAATAGVLALFGLSGAVTAASLVVHWGTMHDLFAITDSLFGQLSLTLLSILYIPNVIVGASAIAVGSSAHVGLAAFSSFTVFGGDIPAVPVLAAVPTPPLGPIWVALLIVGAASAVALGQQCARRPLPIGPAAAKLLVASVLAAVTMALLGYAGGGRLGNFGDVGVDQSTFAPAVFLWFAGIGGLTVVMSGGLTRKPKPVTPPTPAPPEPAEPQAEPEPVPEPEFDEADECVDEVESEYIEAEPEPEPDQPLVSWSAEEPPADEPEDYDDVQETVYEPRPRRYEDLDDDPEEHFIVDDIPDDDVTGDQPRRAGD, encoded by the coding sequence GTGAGTAACCGGCCAGTCGGCACCCGCCAGGCACGTGAGTTGCTCCGGGTCGCGTTCGGGCCGTCCGTGGTCGCGCTGGTGGTCATCGCCGCGATTGTGCTGTTGCAGCTGCTGATCGCCAACAGCGACATGACGGGCGCGCTGGGTGCGATCTCCAGCATGTGGCTGGGCGTGCACCAGGTACCGGTGTCGATCGGTGGCCGCGAACTCGGGGTGATGCCCCTGCTGCCCGTACTGGCGATGATCTGGGGCACCGCGCGCACGACGGCCACGGCAACCGCCCCCAATTCCTCTTGGCTCGTCACCCGCTGGGTCGTCGCCTCAGCTCTGGGCGGGCCCATTCTGATCGCGGCCATCCTGTTGGCCGTCATTCATGACGCCGCCTCGGTGATCAGCGAACTACAAACTCCCAGCGCTCTGCGCGCGTTCTGCAGTGTGCTGATCGTGCATCTGATCGGGGCGCTGATCGGCGTCGGGTCAAAAATCGGTCACCGCGCCTCGACCACGTCACGGGCCGCCTCGCTGCTGCCGGACTGGCTGCCAGAGGCGTTCCGCGCCGCGACCGCCGGCGTGCTGGCCCTGTTCGGGCTTTCCGGTGCCGTCACGGCCGCGTCGCTGGTGGTGCATTGGGGCACGATGCACGACCTGTTCGCGATCACCGACAGTTTGTTCGGCCAGCTCAGCCTCACCTTGCTGTCGATCCTCTACATCCCCAACGTGATCGTGGGCGCCTCGGCCATCGCGGTCGGATCCAGCGCCCACGTCGGCTTGGCCGCCTTCAGTTCGTTCACCGTGTTTGGCGGCGACATTCCCGCCGTGCCGGTGCTGGCCGCGGTGCCGACGCCGCCGCTGGGACCGATCTGGGTGGCCCTGCTGATCGTCGGGGCGGCCTCGGCGGTGGCGCTGGGCCAGCAGTGCGCACGGCGTCCGCTGCCGATCGGCCCGGCCGCAGCCAAGTTGCTGGTGGCCTCGGTGCTGGCGGCGGTGACGATGGCGCTGCTCGGCTACGCCGGTGGTGGCCGGCTGGGCAACTTCGGCGACGTCGGGGTGGACCAGTCGACGTTCGCGCCGGCGGTGTTCCTCTGGTTCGCCGGTATCGGCGGGCTGACGGTGGTGATGTCTGGTGGCTTGACCCGCAAACCCAAGCCTGTGACCCCGCCCACGCCGGCACCGCCTGAGCCGGCCGAGCCACAGGCTGAGCCCGAGCCCGTGCCCGAGCCCGAATTCGACGAAGCCGACGAGTGCGTCGACGAGGTCGAATCCGAGTACATCGAAGCGGAACCCGAGCCCGAACCCGACCAGCCGTTGGTGTCATGGTCGGCCGAGGAGCCCCCGGCGGACGAGCCGGAGGACTACGACGACGTGCAGGAAACCGTCTACGAACCACGTCCGCGGCGCTACGAAGACCTCGATGACGATCCCGAGGAGCACTTCATCGTCGACGACATTCCCGACGACGATGTGACCGGCGATCAGCCGCGTCGTGCGGGCGACTAG
- a CDS encoding DUF5336 domain-containing protein, with product MTYPPSNPGYPPQSGSQFDATQQFAKAVPAPVPAAPAAPANAAPGENKLPEILLAVVAGVGLLIYFVSFAFEVQAVVGSLVVAVPVLAGLVAGVSVLPKQKNRVALAAVLSTLGLLLSISLSVAAGGDADWTVWVLLVLTLVQAGAAITALLFDAGVIPPPAPKPQFDQQPQYGQYGGPSQYYGQQHQPQHGGQPYQQAQPQRPGYPSQYGGYSGGPSTGGFPVQTPQGPQGQQPSGPPTPPTGYPTYGQPQQSGSSAPTTAVPAQPQAQQSPSQQSGPASS from the coding sequence ATGACCTACCCGCCCAGTAACCCCGGATACCCGCCGCAGTCGGGCTCCCAGTTCGATGCAACTCAGCAGTTCGCCAAGGCTGTCCCCGCTCCTGTGCCCGCCGCTCCGGCCGCACCGGCCAATGCGGCCCCCGGTGAGAACAAGTTGCCCGAGATCCTGCTGGCTGTCGTGGCAGGTGTGGGCCTGCTCATCTACTTCGTGAGCTTCGCCTTCGAGGTTCAGGCGGTGGTGGGTTCACTGGTGGTGGCCGTTCCGGTGTTGGCCGGCCTCGTGGCCGGCGTCAGCGTGCTGCCGAAGCAGAAGAACCGTGTGGCCCTGGCGGCCGTGCTGTCCACCCTCGGCTTGCTGCTGTCCATCAGCCTCTCGGTCGCTGCGGGCGGAGACGCTGACTGGACCGTCTGGGTTCTGCTCGTCCTGACTCTCGTCCAGGCCGGTGCCGCGATCACGGCGCTGCTGTTCGATGCGGGCGTCATCCCCCCGCCGGCACCCAAGCCCCAGTTCGACCAGCAGCCGCAGTACGGCCAGTACGGTGGCCCGTCGCAGTACTACGGCCAGCAGCACCAGCCGCAGCACGGTGGCCAGCCCTACCAGCAGGCCCAGCCGCAGCGCCCCGGCTACCCGTCGCAGTACGGCGGTTACTCCGGCGGTCCGAGCACCGGTGGTTTCCCCGTGCAGACCCCGCAGGGCCCGCAGGGTCAGCAGCCGAGTGGCCCGCCGACCCCGCCGACCGGTTACCCCACTTACGGCCAGCCGCAGCAGTCGGGCTCCTCGGCGCCCACCACTGCCGTTCCGGCACAGCCGCAGGCACAGCAGTCGCCTTCACAGCAATCTGGCCCTGCATCGTCGTAA